In a single window of the Trichoplusia ni isolate ovarian cell line Hi5 chromosome 25 unlocalized genomic scaffold, tn1 tig00001386_group24, whole genome shotgun sequence genome:
- the LOC113506790 gene encoding uncharacterized protein LOC113506790, which yields MNDLIEELSGTAVGLRLGDRYVNNLSYADDMVLLSPSIKGLRKLIAVCERYAKEHNLVYNAKKTELLIFRSGRGPLNVPPVWIGGQRVKVVERFKYLGHILTSDFKDDADIDRQRRALSVVGNMIARRFFKANTQTKVHLFRTYCQSFYTCQLWTRYTKRSLDGIRVQYNNIFRQLMGLAPHCSASGMFAEARLDTFNAIQRKRIAGFMSRVGSCTNSIIKELSERLYTTTTYKKWLQIAA from the coding sequence atgaATGACTTGATTGAGGAGCTGAGTGGAACTGCGGTGGGGCTTAGGCTTGGAGACAGGTATGTCAACAACCTGAGCTACGCTGATGATATGGTCCTACTCAGCCCCTCAATTAAGGGATTAAGGAAGCTAATTGCTGTTTGTGAGAGATATGCTAAAGAACACAACTTGGTGTATAATGCAAAGAAGACGGAATTGTTAATATTTAGGTCAGGAAGAGGTCCACTAAACGTCCCACCAGTTTGGATAGGAGGCCAGAGAGTAAAAGTAGTTGAGAGGTTTAAGTACCTTGGCCATATACTGACGTCAGACTTCAAAGATGATGCCGATATAGACAGGCAACGTAGAGCATTATCAGTAGTGGGCAATATGATAGCCAGGAGATTTTTTAAAGCCAACACTCAGACGAAGGTACATCTCTTTAGAACATATTGTCAGAGTTTCTACACGTGCCAACTCTGGACGCGTTACACGAAGAGGTCTCTGGATGGTATTCGTGTCCAGTACAATAACATCTTTAGGCAGCTAATGGGTCTTGCACCGCACTGTAGTGCGTCGGGTATGTTCGCAGAAGCTAGGCTGGATACGTTTAATGCCATCCAGAGAAAACGAATCGCTGGATTCATGTCGAGGGTTGGTTCGTGTACGAACAGTATTATCAAAGAGCTTTCTGAAAGACTGTATACTACCACAACGTACAAAAAATGGTTACAGATTGCagcttaa